A window of the Cystobacter fuscus genome harbors these coding sequences:
- a CDS encoding YdcF family protein, whose protein sequence is MPPLALRQTPGSLRRGLLLGLGAMTGGLFGLAFVVDRFGQKERAVAAEVVVVLGARVLPGGEPSSALRARVERAVALYHQGLAPRLLFSGGVGLHPPAEAHVMRELAMRLGVPGHACLLEDQSRSTEENARLCARVLGTLGVRRAVVVSDPFHLLRARQYFRLHGLEVATSPALVPGRALRATDRFYWTLREAAALLLHPRVLLARAPTRARG, encoded by the coding sequence ATGCCTCCACTCGCGCTGCGTCAGACGCCAGGTTCCCTCCGGCGCGGGCTGCTGCTGGGCCTGGGCGCCATGACCGGGGGGCTGTTCGGCCTGGCCTTCGTGGTGGACCGGTTCGGCCAGAAGGAGCGGGCGGTCGCCGCCGAGGTGGTGGTGGTGCTCGGGGCCCGGGTGCTGCCCGGAGGCGAGCCCTCGTCGGCCCTGCGCGCGCGGGTCGAGCGGGCGGTGGCGCTCTACCACCAGGGGCTGGCACCCCGGCTGCTCTTCTCCGGGGGCGTGGGCCTGCACCCGCCCGCCGAGGCCCACGTCATGCGCGAGCTGGCGATGCGGCTCGGGGTCCCCGGTCATGCCTGCCTGCTGGAGGACCAGAGCCGCTCCACCGAGGAGAACGCGCGGCTGTGCGCGCGGGTGCTGGGGACGCTCGGGGTGCGGCGCGCGGTGGTGGTGTCGGATCCCTTCCACCTGCTCAGGGCCCGCCAGTACTTCCGGCTCCACGGCCTGGAGGTGGCCACGAGTCCCGCGCTCGTGCCCGGACGCGCCCTGCGCGCCACGGATCGCTTCTACTGGACACTGCGCGAGGCGGCCGCGCTGCTGCTCCATCCGCGGGTGCTCCTGGCGCGTGCGCCCACCCGGGCACGCGGGTGA
- a CDS encoding App1 family protein — MTRKRPNALVRLAFQVEHHAETLSWRLRHKLRLARPPRILPYRGYGTTRASLIKARVLEDRKVRPPWKRYTLVGSAIASWKRYMTLEIPNARVAVRWGDKRWEGTTDEEGFLELWVEPPEGVKAGWHDVELELLSPVSRRGVTRVCAPVLVSGPEAELGVISDIDDTVIVTEVTNVLKRFWTLFLTEHRTRLPFEGVDAFYQALSQGSTGSAYNPIFYVSSSPWNLYEHLDEFLGLHHIPAGPLLLRDWGLSRTGFAPGGGHGHKLEKIRGLMDAFAPLPFLLIGDSGQEDAEHYRTIVREYPGRVRCVYIRNVWHRSGRERELAAIAEDIRAAGSQMLTVDDTVTAARHAASQGWIRRQEVAEVQAHRQEDLQARTALDALDREPS, encoded by the coding sequence ATGACCCGCAAACGGCCCAACGCCCTGGTCCGGCTCGCCTTCCAGGTCGAGCACCACGCCGAGACCTTGAGCTGGAGGCTGCGGCACAAGCTCCGGCTGGCGCGTCCTCCACGAATCCTCCCCTACCGGGGCTATGGGACGACGCGCGCGAGCCTCATCAAGGCGCGCGTGCTGGAGGACCGCAAGGTGCGCCCGCCCTGGAAGCGCTACACGCTCGTGGGCAGCGCCATCGCCTCGTGGAAGCGCTACATGACGCTGGAGATTCCCAACGCCCGGGTGGCGGTGCGCTGGGGAGACAAGCGTTGGGAGGGGACGACGGACGAGGAGGGCTTCCTCGAGCTGTGGGTGGAGCCTCCCGAGGGGGTGAAGGCGGGCTGGCACGACGTGGAGCTGGAGCTGCTCTCGCCCGTGTCGCGGCGGGGGGTGACGCGCGTGTGCGCCCCGGTGCTGGTGTCCGGCCCCGAGGCGGAGCTGGGCGTCATCAGCGACATCGACGACACCGTCATCGTCACCGAGGTCACCAACGTCCTCAAGCGCTTCTGGACGCTCTTCCTCACCGAGCACCGCACGCGCCTGCCCTTCGAGGGCGTGGATGCCTTCTACCAGGCGCTGAGCCAGGGCAGCACGGGCTCGGCGTACAACCCCATCTTCTACGTCTCCTCGAGCCCCTGGAACCTGTACGAGCACCTGGACGAGTTCCTCGGCCTGCACCACATCCCCGCGGGGCCGCTGCTGTTGCGGGACTGGGGCTTGAGCCGCACGGGCTTCGCGCCCGGGGGAGGGCATGGCCACAAGCTGGAGAAGATCCGCGGCCTGATGGACGCGTTCGCCCCGCTGCCCTTCCTGCTCATCGGGGACAGCGGACAGGAGGACGCCGAGCACTACCGCACCATCGTGCGCGAGTACCCCGGCCGCGTGCGCTGCGTGTACATCCGCAATGTGTGGCATCGCTCGGGCCGCGAGCGCGAGCTGGCGGCCATCGCCGAGGACATCCGCGCCGCGGGCAGTCAGATGCTCACCGTGGACGACACCGTCACCGCCGCGCGCCATGCCGCCAGCCAGGGATGGATCCGCCGTCAGGAGGTGGCCGAGGTCCAGGCCCACCGCCAGGAGGATCTCCAGGCGCGCACCGCCCTGGACGCGCTGGATCGCGAGCCCTCGTGA
- a CDS encoding tryptophan synthase alpha chain, with the protein MGNRWWSAWAWVSLAVVWLACGGTLEDPSQTSGGLCQPRTCEEQGFDCGVTIDGCGGVLRCGTCASGEACGGGGQPNVCGPATCTPATCDSLGANCGDVPDGCGGRLHCGACTSPDTCGGGGVAHVCGRAPCTPTTCAALGKNCGTLSDGCGGTLECGTCAADETCGGGGAPNVCGQAPCTPTTCAALGKNCGTLSDGCGGTLECGTCTGNATCGGGGVPNTCGQPPCVPHTCSEMKQECGLLPDGCSDAVLDCGTCSAGETCGGGGTPNTCGPASCSPATCAAQGKNCGLVSNGCGGLLDCGMCYGGQTCGGGGVPNVCGSAHCLPSTCEELGKDCGLVPDGCGGMLDCGTCSAGETCGGGGTPNVCAVAGCRPSSCGLLGKTCGTVADGCGGTLECGTCSAGETCGGGAGGANVCEQTASVCVDQDLGSALPVRLKGSTRHARDDHQASCGGLGAPDRGFLWTAPRTGTYGFDTARSAMHTLVSVRQGGCGGAELACATGGISYGGGARVSVRLTAGQRVLVGVDSPQGGDFSEGDFELHITQQTAAEAASCFDGADNDGDRWVDCADTDCQGDVLCDGRGCSDINLGSALPVTFLGDTVHAGDGFQGTCGELLQQDRAHLWTAPRDGTFVFDTSGSDGNALYVLTGCRGQELACASSRTGAPRVKLTLEKGRTVLVVVDGMARSDTAWPIRYTLHISEDAAGP; encoded by the coding sequence ATGGGCAACCGGTGGTGGAGTGCGTGGGCATGGGTGAGCCTCGCGGTGGTATGGCTGGCCTGCGGCGGGACGCTCGAGGATCCCTCCCAGACGAGTGGCGGGCTCTGTCAGCCGCGAACGTGTGAGGAGCAGGGCTTCGACTGTGGAGTGACCATCGACGGCTGCGGGGGCGTGCTGCGCTGTGGCACCTGTGCCTCGGGTGAGGCGTGCGGTGGAGGCGGCCAGCCCAACGTGTGCGGCCCGGCCACCTGCACTCCCGCCACCTGCGACTCCCTGGGTGCCAACTGTGGCGACGTGCCGGATGGCTGCGGCGGACGGTTGCACTGCGGCGCGTGCACCTCGCCAGACACCTGCGGCGGCGGCGGCGTGGCCCATGTCTGTGGCCGGGCCCCCTGCACACCCACCACCTGCGCGGCGCTGGGCAAGAATTGCGGCACCCTCTCGGATGGCTGTGGAGGGACGCTCGAGTGCGGCACCTGCGCCGCGGACGAGACGTGCGGCGGCGGCGGCGCGCCCAATGTCTGTGGCCAGGCGCCCTGCACGCCCACCACCTGCGCGGCACTGGGCAAGAATTGCGGCACCCTCTCGGATGGCTGTGGAGGGACGCTCGAGTGCGGCACCTGCACCGGCAACGCGACGTGTGGCGGCGGGGGCGTGCCCAACACGTGCGGCCAACCCCCGTGCGTGCCCCATACCTGCTCGGAGATGAAGCAGGAGTGTGGCCTGCTGCCGGATGGATGCAGTGACGCCGTGCTGGACTGTGGCACCTGCTCGGCGGGCGAGACGTGCGGCGGCGGCGGCACCCCCAACACGTGCGGCCCGGCCTCGTGCAGCCCCGCCACGTGCGCCGCCCAGGGAAAGAATTGCGGACTGGTCTCCAATGGCTGTGGCGGCCTGCTCGATTGCGGCATGTGCTACGGCGGCCAGACGTGCGGCGGCGGCGGCGTGCCCAATGTCTGTGGCAGCGCGCATTGTCTGCCTTCCACGTGCGAGGAGCTGGGCAAGGACTGTGGCCTCGTGCCGGACGGCTGCGGCGGCATGCTGGACTGCGGCACCTGCTCGGCGGGCGAGACGTGCGGCGGTGGCGGCACCCCCAACGTCTGCGCGGTGGCCGGGTGCAGGCCCTCCTCGTGCGGCCTGCTGGGCAAGACGTGCGGCACGGTGGCGGACGGGTGTGGGGGCACGCTCGAGTGCGGCACCTGCTCGGCGGGCGAGACGTGTGGCGGCGGCGCGGGCGGCGCCAACGTGTGCGAGCAGACGGCCAGCGTGTGCGTGGATCAGGACCTGGGCAGCGCGCTGCCCGTGCGGCTCAAGGGCAGCACGCGCCACGCCCGCGATGACCACCAGGCCTCCTGTGGCGGCCTGGGAGCGCCCGACCGGGGCTTCCTGTGGACGGCGCCGCGCACGGGCACCTACGGCTTCGACACGGCGCGCTCGGCGATGCACACCCTGGTGAGCGTGCGGCAGGGAGGCTGTGGGGGCGCGGAGCTCGCGTGCGCCACGGGTGGCATCAGCTATGGCGGCGGGGCCCGGGTGTCGGTGCGCCTCACCGCGGGACAGCGGGTGCTGGTGGGGGTGGACTCCCCCCAGGGTGGCGACTTCAGCGAGGGGGACTTCGAGCTGCACATCACCCAGCAGACGGCCGCCGAGGCCGCCAGTTGCTTCGACGGCGCGGACAATGACGGGGACCGGTGGGTGGACTGCGCGGACACGGACTGCCAGGGAGACGTGCTGTGTGACGGGCGCGGGTGCTCGGACATCAACCTGGGCAGCGCCCTGCCCGTCACGTTCCTCGGCGACACGGTGCACGCGGGGGACGGCTTCCAGGGCACGTGCGGGGAGCTCCTTCAGCAGGATCGGGCGCACCTGTGGACCGCGCCCCGGGATGGCACCTTCGTCTTCGATACCTCGGGCAGTGACGGCAACGCGCTGTACGTGCTCACCGGGTGCCGGGGCCAGGAGCTCGCGTGCGCGTCGAGCCGCACGGGCGCGCCCCGGGTGAAGCTCACCCTGGAGAAGGGGCGCACGGTGCTCGTGGTGGTGGACGGCATGGCCCGGAGCGACACCGCCTGGCCCATCCGCTACACGCTGCACATCTCCGAGGACGCCGCCGGCCCGTGA
- a CDS encoding DUSAM domain-containing protein, producing MSAKINWDSIRALARRVLEHGNPLELTEDTRVLLLRTALEVGISQQETEDALRGVDTATTLLKEAMRRINDGSDRITRALRRMSDLRDKGDLDGACQQMRDVLAVEVVPLYRKQADKRLKELTQLSEVAATGRVSADLPDRPQLAVLVHRVQQGHALELTDDLRALLHRTAPTAGISEAETEETLKSPGGAESLMGMILSRFRDGRERITRALFRMTSLRDAGDLEGARQQMRDVLAVEVVPQYRQMAEENLAGLDRPPLES from the coding sequence ATGTCGGCCAAGATCAATTGGGATTCCATTCGTGCACTAGCCCGACGAGTGCTTGAACACGGCAATCCGCTGGAACTGACGGAAGACACGCGGGTTCTCTTGCTCAGGACCGCTCTAGAGGTGGGCATCAGTCAGCAAGAGACAGAGGATGCCCTCCGAGGCGTGGATACGGCCACCACGCTGCTAAAAGAGGCCATGCGGCGCATCAACGACGGCTCCGACCGGATTACCCGAGCACTACGCCGGATGTCCGATCTACGGGACAAAGGGGACCTCGACGGTGCCTGCCAGCAGATGCGCGACGTACTCGCCGTGGAGGTTGTTCCCCTCTACCGCAAGCAGGCCGACAAAAGACTCAAGGAGTTGACCCAACTGTCGGAGGTGGCCGCAACCGGGCGCGTGAGTGCGGACCTGCCCGACCGGCCACAGCTCGCCGTTCTCGTGCACCGCGTTCAGCAAGGGCACGCACTGGAACTCACCGACGACCTGCGCGCCCTTCTGCATCGAACCGCGCCCACTGCTGGAATCAGTGAGGCCGAGACAGAAGAGACTCTGAAGAGCCCGGGAGGCGCCGAGTCCCTCATGGGAATGATTCTTTCGCGCTTCCGTGACGGCCGGGAGCGGATCACCCGCGCCCTGTTCCGGATGACGAGCCTCCGAGACGCGGGGGATCTCGAAGGTGCGCGCCAGCAGATGCGGGACGTACTCGCCGTGGAGGTCGTGCCGCAATACCGCCAGATGGCCGAGGAGAACCTGGCGGGCCTCGACAGACCACCCTTGGAGTCGTAA
- a CDS encoding DUSAM domain-containing protein has product MTEETDWEELRTLAQDVFESGAPLELTDETRALLSRTAQQVAISQQDAEDALRGLSTATTLLREIRQRIRDGSHRLGDALDRAGTRQRKGDLDGAQQAMRDLLAVEVVPLYRKHAEVQLEELTGLMEVRATGRLNPDLPDRPQLAVLAQRIQQGHALELTDDLRVLLRRTTPTAAISEAETEEALKSPEGAETLIGMILSRFQKGERRFLRSMYRMTSLRDAGDLEGTRQQMRDVLAVEVVPIYREMAEEQLRGLDSPPPE; this is encoded by the coding sequence ATGACCGAAGAAACGGACTGGGAAGAACTCCGGACACTGGCTCAGGATGTTTTCGAAAGTGGCGCCCCGTTGGAACTCACCGACGAGACGCGCGCCCTTCTTTCGCGGACCGCTCAGCAGGTGGCCATCAGCCAGCAGGACGCGGAAGACGCTTTGCGCGGCCTGTCCACCGCGACGACGTTGCTCAGGGAAATCCGCCAGCGCATCCGGGATGGGTCGCATCGACTTGGGGATGCCTTGGACCGGGCGGGCACACGCCAAAGGAAAGGGGACCTCGACGGGGCACAGCAGGCCATGCGCGACCTGCTCGCCGTGGAGGTGGTCCCCCTCTACCGGAAGCACGCCGAAGTCCAGCTTGAGGAGTTGACCGGACTGATGGAGGTGCGCGCAACCGGGCGGCTCAATCCAGACCTGCCCGATCGGCCGCAGCTTGCCGTTCTCGCTCAACGCATCCAGCAGGGGCACGCCCTGGAACTCACCGACGACTTGCGCGTCCTCCTACGCCGGACCACCCCCACGGCAGCTATCAGCGAGGCCGAGACGGAAGAGGCCCTCAAGAGCCCCGAAGGCGCCGAAACCCTCATCGGGATGATTCTCTCGCGCTTCCAGAAGGGAGAGCGTCGATTCCTGCGCTCGATGTATCGGATGACGAGCCTCCGGGACGCGGGAGACCTTGAAGGCACACGCCAGCAGATGCGCGACGTGCTCGCCGTGGAGGTCGTGCCGATATACCGCGAGATGGCCGAGGAGCAGCTAAGGGGCCTCGACAGCCCACCCCCAGAGTAG
- a CDS encoding DUF2381 family protein, with product MWNFLPPRSALLLVLLASAAMARGRDVNVRSAYIFGRHDEGVDRLYVTPDAATILRFQQPCDAAGTKMLGWEGRFEPVGCTGKSVVVVPLVRIEPEDRFLLVVRLADGTEVPFTLSGATRKEGEWPDQQVNVFLAPDTREELKDQLKTAREMRDGLMDDVRRFYREDTPDHALAKLLAAGASKQTPFKLLKKRVIKSEGEETTVRIYKGKAKAAVLFTVTNHDPSKPWNLLEARLVTIRPGENPEPYVFGDKKPFALRADRDEIAPGESGNVAVVVDRSAFTTENGNAELILEIYRKDGWRQAYVVLDERLTRQ from the coding sequence ATGTGGAACTTCTTACCTCCCCGGTCTGCTCTTCTTCTCGTCCTCTTGGCGTCGGCGGCCATGGCTCGTGGACGTGATGTCAACGTGCGGAGTGCCTACATTTTTGGCCGCCATGACGAGGGGGTTGATCGGCTGTACGTGACCCCTGACGCAGCAACCATCCTCCGGTTTCAGCAACCATGCGATGCGGCGGGAACGAAGATGTTGGGATGGGAAGGTCGCTTTGAACCGGTAGGCTGTACCGGGAAATCGGTGGTCGTCGTGCCGCTGGTTCGCATTGAGCCCGAGGACCGATTTCTTCTGGTGGTGAGGCTTGCGGATGGGACAGAAGTACCTTTCACCTTGTCAGGTGCCACAAGGAAGGAGGGCGAGTGGCCGGACCAGCAGGTGAACGTCTTCCTTGCGCCGGATACCCGAGAGGAACTCAAGGACCAGTTGAAAACCGCCCGTGAGATGCGAGACGGCTTGATGGATGACGTGCGCCGTTTCTATCGGGAAGACACGCCAGACCATGCGCTCGCAAAACTCCTGGCTGCGGGTGCCAGCAAGCAGACCCCGTTCAAACTGCTGAAGAAGCGCGTCATCAAGAGCGAAGGTGAGGAAACGACTGTTCGCATCTACAAGGGCAAAGCAAAGGCTGCGGTCCTTTTCACCGTGACGAACCATGACCCATCGAAGCCGTGGAATCTGCTTGAAGCTCGTTTGGTGACGATTCGGCCGGGGGAGAACCCGGAGCCCTACGTATTTGGTGACAAGAAGCCATTCGCCTTACGTGCGGACCGGGACGAAATCGCACCCGGCGAATCCGGAAACGTGGCCGTCGTCGTGGACCGGAGCGCGTTCACGACGGAGAACGGAAACGCGGAACTGATTTTGGAAATCTACCGGAAGGACGGTTGGAGGCAGGCTTACGTCGTTCTAGATGAACGCCTCACGCGCCAGTAG
- the yjjJ gene encoding type II toxin-antitoxin system HipA family toxin YjjJ, which translates to MSSLERMLGVLSRLQVAQAKDLASELGVSQPTVSRLIQEAGERVCRMGQTRATRYARTRTLPRLGTRQPLHRISETGKVERFGEVHLLEGGRHWFTLEQGRSWLHLPAGTGSLFEGLPPFIVDMCPQGYVGRTFSRQHPELGLPLRLGDWNDDHHLIALAVHGADCVGDLILGEDSLNQWLAHPREPTDRSAYPELARRSDREQPGSSAGGEHPKFLTYSEGRHVLVKFASDDEGAIARRWRDLLVCESLSLEVIREAGIEAATAHWFDEGDYRFLEVERFDRVGERGRRGMISLKALDNEYIGDMGPGSSWTSVAPKLQAAGFIQAEDARRMRWLDVFGQLTGNDDRHFGNLSFLETGEGRLRLAPAYDMLPMRFVPSTTAVVDRPFVPDPPTARTLDIWPEAAHHASLFWTRVIEHEALSDGFRALARQGKEALEALRERLPL; encoded by the coding sequence ATGAGTTCGCTCGAACGGATGCTGGGGGTGCTGTCCCGCCTGCAGGTGGCGCAGGCGAAGGACCTGGCGAGCGAGCTGGGCGTGTCCCAACCCACGGTGTCACGCCTCATCCAGGAAGCGGGCGAGCGGGTGTGCCGGATGGGCCAGACGCGAGCCACCCGCTACGCCCGCACGCGCACACTGCCCCGGCTCGGCACCCGGCAGCCCCTCCACCGCATCAGCGAGACGGGGAAGGTGGAGCGGTTCGGGGAAGTGCACCTGCTGGAGGGAGGGCGTCATTGGTTCACACTGGAGCAAGGACGTTCCTGGCTTCACCTGCCCGCGGGCACCGGCTCCCTGTTCGAGGGACTCCCGCCCTTCATCGTCGACATGTGCCCACAGGGGTACGTGGGGCGGACATTCAGCAGGCAGCACCCCGAGTTGGGATTGCCGCTCCGCCTTGGAGATTGGAACGATGATCACCACCTCATCGCCCTGGCCGTGCATGGGGCGGATTGCGTCGGCGACCTCATCCTGGGTGAGGACTCGCTGAATCAGTGGCTCGCCCACCCACGCGAACCAACCGATCGCAGCGCGTACCCGGAGCTGGCCCGCCGCTCCGACCGGGAGCAGCCCGGTTCCTCCGCGGGAGGAGAACACCCCAAGTTCCTCACGTACTCGGAAGGACGGCATGTGCTGGTCAAGTTCGCGAGCGACGATGAGGGCGCGATTGCCCGCCGATGGAGGGATCTGCTGGTGTGCGAGAGCCTCTCGCTCGAGGTGATTCGAGAGGCGGGCATCGAAGCCGCCACGGCACACTGGTTCGACGAGGGCGACTACCGCTTCCTGGAGGTCGAGCGCTTCGACCGCGTGGGGGAGAGAGGAAGACGCGGGATGATCTCACTCAAGGCCCTGGACAACGAATACATCGGAGACATGGGCCCTGGGTCCTCGTGGACGAGTGTTGCACCAAAGCTCCAGGCGGCAGGATTCATCCAAGCCGAGGATGCAAGGCGCATGCGGTGGCTCGATGTCTTCGGACAGCTCACCGGCAACGATGATCGCCACTTTGGCAATCTGAGCTTTCTGGAAACAGGCGAGGGTCGGCTTCGGCTCGCGCCCGCGTATGACATGCTACCGATGAGGTTCGTGCCCTCGACGACAGCGGTGGTTGATCGCCCCTTCGTGCCGGATCCTCCCACCGCGAGAACGCTCGACATCTGGCCGGAGGCCGCCCACCACGCGAGCCTGTTCTGGACCCGGGTCATCGAGCACGAGGCGCTCAGCGATGGTTTCCGGGCCCTCGCCAGACAAGGCAAGGAGGCGCTGGAAGCACTCCGGGAACGACTACCTCTTTGA
- a CDS encoding alpha/beta hydrolase, producing MSIAHEEGFFESTPGVRLHGQAWRPSGEPRSVVGIVHGVGEHGGRFTNVVEALVSRGHAVHAFDLRGYGRSSGQRGHVRSWSEYQDDMRAFLKRISTSEPGKPVFLYGHSMGGLVVLDYVLRYPEGLAGIIISGAALESVGVAKPWLVNSARVFSRLLPRLPLPVPLEAEALSSDPAWVKRYREDPLVHRKGTARWAVEALDANEWIKAHAAELRVPLLMLHGAEDRINTVEGSRRFFDAVKLTDKKLHLVPGGYHEPHNDPGKEKVFELVEEFLSAHLPH from the coding sequence ATGTCGATTGCGCATGAGGAAGGGTTCTTCGAGAGCACACCGGGGGTACGGCTGCACGGCCAGGCCTGGCGGCCCTCAGGCGAGCCGCGCTCGGTGGTGGGAATCGTCCACGGAGTGGGCGAGCACGGTGGCCGGTTCACGAACGTGGTGGAAGCACTCGTCTCGAGGGGCCATGCGGTCCATGCGTTCGATCTCCGGGGGTATGGCCGCTCGTCGGGGCAGCGTGGCCATGTGAGGTCCTGGTCCGAGTACCAGGACGACATGCGCGCCTTCCTGAAGCGGATCTCCACGAGCGAGCCCGGCAAGCCCGTCTTCCTGTACGGCCACAGCATGGGGGGCCTGGTGGTTCTGGACTACGTGCTGCGCTACCCCGAGGGGCTCGCGGGCATCATCATCAGCGGCGCGGCGCTGGAGTCCGTGGGGGTGGCGAAGCCGTGGCTGGTGAACTCGGCGCGGGTCTTCTCCCGCCTCTTGCCCCGGCTGCCGCTCCCGGTGCCCCTGGAAGCCGAGGCGCTGAGCAGCGATCCGGCCTGGGTGAAGCGCTACCGGGAGGATCCGCTGGTGCACCGCAAGGGCACGGCGCGCTGGGCGGTGGAGGCCCTCGACGCCAACGAGTGGATCAAGGCCCACGCCGCGGAGCTGCGCGTGCCCCTGCTGATGCTCCACGGCGCCGAGGACCGCATCAACACCGTGGAGGGCTCGCGGCGCTTCTTCGACGCGGTGAAGCTGACGGACAAGAAGCTGCACCTGGTGCCGGGCGGCTACCACGAGCCCCACAACGACCCCGGCAAGGAAAAGGTGTTCGAGCTGGTGGAGGAGTTCCTGAGCGCCCACCTGCCCCACTGA
- a CDS encoding methyltransferase domain-containing protein codes for MNATSTIFSDFHDLDQATTSKEAVRFLDALNTSQQVQEMQQLTHLMLGVAPGQRILDAGCGVGDVTRDLATLVGPRGHVVGVDLSEALLAEARARTQGTGLSVEYRKGDLHTLDFPSESFDRCRSSRVFIYLDDPRKALSELLRLTRPGGAVVLFEPEFDTWALDGPDRGVVRALIHFWTDQLRNPWIGRQLPRMFHSLGVDQVAMRPVVGTWVPRMLETFGMYPVLEKAIAERVVTREQVDAWLQFLKEGEKNDSFYGCMAGMVVRGIKPGP; via the coding sequence GTGAACGCTACTTCAACCATCTTTTCGGATTTCCATGACCTCGATCAGGCCACGACCTCGAAAGAGGCCGTGCGCTTCCTGGATGCGCTGAACACGTCTCAGCAGGTGCAGGAGATGCAGCAGCTCACGCACCTCATGCTGGGAGTGGCGCCCGGCCAGCGCATCCTGGACGCGGGCTGCGGCGTGGGCGATGTCACCCGGGATCTGGCCACGCTGGTGGGCCCTCGGGGCCACGTGGTGGGCGTGGACCTGAGCGAGGCGCTGCTGGCCGAGGCCCGCGCGCGCACGCAGGGCACGGGGCTGTCCGTGGAGTACCGCAAGGGAGACCTGCACACCCTGGACTTTCCCTCGGAGAGCTTCGATCGCTGCCGCTCCTCGCGCGTCTTCATCTATCTGGATGATCCGCGCAAGGCGCTGAGCGAGCTGCTCCGGCTCACGCGTCCAGGCGGGGCGGTGGTGCTCTTCGAACCCGAGTTCGACACCTGGGCGTTGGACGGACCGGATCGGGGGGTGGTGCGCGCGCTGATCCACTTCTGGACGGATCAACTGCGCAACCCGTGGATTGGCCGGCAGTTGCCGCGGATGTTCCACTCGCTGGGGGTGGACCAGGTGGCCATGCGACCCGTGGTGGGCACGTGGGTGCCGCGCATGCTGGAGACGTTCGGCATGTACCCGGTGCTGGAGAAGGCCATCGCCGAGAGGGTGGTGACGCGCGAGCAGGTGGACGCCTGGCTCCAGTTCCTCAAGGAAGGCGAGAAGAATGACAGCTTCTACGGCTGCATGGCCGGCATGGTGGTGCGCGGCATCAAACCGGGTCCCTGA
- a CDS encoding MBL fold metallo-hydrolase, whose protein sequence is MRIHHLNCVTMCPPGGALMDGRQRPKGVPAALVCHCLLVETEQGLLLVDTGFGLQDVLHPRPRLSSFFLGLNRPQLHEGLTAVRQIERLGFKASDVRHIVLTHLDFDHAGGLDDFPMARVHVMNAEVEAAAAQRTWLDRERFRPRQWRTQPHWVTYAMPRGGERWFGFECVRELSGLPPEILLVPLVGHTLGHAGVAIQQPDGWLLHAGDAYFHHQEMNPDRPTCTPGLLLYQELMQKDGRMRRLNQERLRALVRHHDRDVKVFCAHDAVEFERLEEDARFHEEHALRGLGSVRPETGLTEPSLPT, encoded by the coding sequence ATGCGCATCCATCATCTGAATTGCGTGACCATGTGTCCCCCTGGCGGAGCGTTGATGGATGGCCGACAGCGGCCCAAGGGAGTCCCGGCGGCCCTGGTGTGCCACTGCCTGCTGGTGGAGACGGAGCAGGGGCTGTTGCTGGTGGACACGGGCTTTGGCCTGCAGGACGTGCTGCACCCGAGGCCCCGGCTGAGCTCCTTCTTCCTCGGGCTCAACCGGCCGCAGCTCCACGAGGGCCTGACGGCGGTGCGGCAGATCGAGCGTCTGGGTTTCAAGGCCAGTGACGTGCGGCACATCGTGCTCACGCACCTGGACTTCGACCACGCGGGAGGACTGGATGACTTCCCGATGGCGCGGGTGCACGTGATGAACGCCGAGGTGGAGGCCGCGGCGGCGCAGCGCACGTGGCTGGACCGCGAGCGCTTCCGGCCGAGGCAGTGGAGGACGCAGCCGCACTGGGTGACGTACGCGATGCCACGCGGAGGCGAGCGCTGGTTCGGCTTCGAGTGCGTGCGCGAGCTGTCGGGCCTGCCGCCGGAGATCCTCCTGGTGCCCCTGGTGGGGCACACGCTGGGACACGCGGGCGTGGCCATCCAACAGCCGGACGGCTGGCTGCTGCACGCGGGGGACGCGTACTTCCACCATCAGGAGATGAATCCGGATCGTCCCACGTGCACGCCGGGGCTCCTGCTGTACCAGGAGCTGATGCAGAAGGATGGGCGGATGCGCCGGCTCAACCAGGAGCGGCTGCGCGCGCTGGTGCGCCACCACGACCGGGACGTGAAGGTGTTCTGCGCGCATGACGCCGTGGAGTTCGAACGCCTGGAGGAAGATGCGCGCTTCCACGAGGAACATGCCCTGCGCGGCCTGGGCTCGGTGCGGCCCGAGACAGGCCTGACGGAGCCCTCCCTGCCCACTTGA